In Janibacter sp. CX7, a single genomic region encodes these proteins:
- a CDS encoding glycosyltransferase, translated as MDDATLKIAVVGPTHPYKGGVASHTTTLAHELEAAGHDVTLVSWSHLYPSFFYPGEQSVPSSGDPDVPPFPRTVRALSWARPDSLVRAGRRLRDVDIIVVVHVIPPVVPLHLTLLRAAGVGRTAMTGRGPRSVVIAHNVLPHEPHPGDAALMRTFFRRVDAVVVHSAEQSRLARELDAEHVVVTDLPPHLPGGEPVERPEHRGPARLLALGLVRGYKGIDVLMRAMLRVPDVTLTVAGEIWGDAGDEIRRLAEHRSLRDRVQIHSGYVPAERIAPLLAQHDVLSLTYRSATASQNVLLAHQHGLAVLASDVGTFGDQVDDGVDGHLVPPEDEDAIVAVLERLRDPDEVARLRAGVTPPDLQAPWARYVGTLEALSAPDVLADPTLAAPVRRQSRLGRVADRAEDVVALARLARDRRRPRLELTPGDFPSWLRATDVLAHDDEARRARELARDLGLPRGADEISEWAALGALEVLIGMRDEGRREALIIDASGSGSPFGRWARAAGYAPVEVELTGARSSMTLLDVDTATLDVVTRLHPDDASAADIDETFTQAGWALRSGGLLCLTLPVGGQGDDVIGGAADLRAVIARAADVGFALVGDVDGDLTARLRHASRVSADPDAAHALVRLTLRRR; from the coding sequence CCCTCGCCCACGAGCTCGAGGCGGCCGGTCACGACGTGACGCTCGTGTCGTGGAGCCACCTCTACCCGAGCTTCTTCTACCCCGGCGAGCAGTCCGTGCCGAGCTCGGGGGACCCGGACGTGCCGCCCTTCCCCCGCACGGTGCGGGCGCTGTCGTGGGCCCGCCCCGACTCGCTCGTGCGGGCCGGGCGGCGGCTGCGCGACGTCGACATCATCGTCGTCGTGCACGTCATCCCGCCCGTCGTGCCGCTGCACCTCACCCTGCTGCGGGCCGCCGGCGTCGGGCGCACCGCGATGACCGGGCGCGGGCCGCGCAGCGTCGTCATCGCGCACAACGTCCTGCCGCACGAGCCGCACCCCGGTGACGCGGCGCTCATGCGCACCTTCTTCCGCCGGGTCGACGCGGTCGTCGTCCACTCCGCCGAGCAGTCCCGGCTCGCCCGCGAGCTCGACGCCGAGCACGTCGTCGTCACCGACCTGCCGCCGCACCTGCCGGGCGGCGAGCCCGTCGAGCGCCCCGAGCACCGCGGCCCGGCCCGGCTGCTCGCCCTCGGCCTCGTGCGGGGCTACAAGGGCATCGACGTCCTCATGCGGGCGATGCTCCGCGTGCCCGACGTGACGCTCACCGTCGCAGGGGAGATCTGGGGCGACGCCGGCGACGAGATCCGGCGGCTGGCCGAGCACCGCAGCCTGCGCGACCGGGTGCAGATCCACAGCGGCTACGTCCCCGCCGAGCGGATCGCCCCGCTGCTCGCGCAGCACGACGTGCTCTCCCTCACCTATCGCAGCGCCACCGCGAGCCAAAATGTCCTGCTCGCGCACCAGCACGGGCTGGCCGTCCTCGCCTCCGACGTGGGGACCTTCGGCGACCAGGTCGACGACGGCGTCGACGGGCACCTCGTGCCGCCCGAGGACGAGGACGCGATCGTCGCCGTGCTCGAGCGGCTGCGCGACCCCGACGAGGTCGCCCGCCTGCGCGCCGGGGTCACCCCACCCGACCTGCAGGCCCCCTGGGCCCGCTACGTCGGCACCCTCGAGGCCCTGAGCGCCCCCGACGTCCTCGCCGACCCGACGCTCGCCGCGCCCGTGCGACGCCAGTCGCGCCTGGGGCGCGTCGCCGACCGCGCCGAGGACGTCGTCGCCCTCGCCCGGCTCGCCCGCGACCGGCGGCGCCCGCGCCTCGAGCTGACCCCCGGCGACTTCCCCTCGTGGTTGCGCGCCACCGACGTCCTCGCCCACGACGACGAGGCCCGCCGCGCCCGCGAGCTGGCCCGCGACCTCGGCCTGCCGCGCGGCGCCGACGAGATCAGCGAGTGGGCCGCGCTCGGTGCCCTCGAGGTGCTCATCGGCATGCGCGACGAGGGCCGGCGCGAGGCCCTGATCATCGACGCATCCGGCAGCGGGTCCCCCTTCGGCCGCTGGGCCCGGGCCGCCGGCTACGCGCCGGTCGAGGTCGAGCTCACCGGCGCCCGCTCGTCGATGACGCTGCTCGACGTCGACACCGCGACCCTCGACGTCGTCACCCGGCTGCACCCGGACGACGCCTCCGCCGCCGACATCGACGAGACCTTCACCCAGGCCGGGTGGGCGCTGCGCTCCGGCGGCCTGCTGTGCCTGACCCTGCCCGTGGGTGGTCAGGGCGACGACGTCATCGGCGGAGCGGCCGACCTGCGGGCGGTCATCGCGCGCGCGGCCGACGTCGGCTTCGCCCTCGTCGGCGACGTCGACGGAGACCTCACGGCCCGGCTGCGGCACGCCTCGCGCGTGAGCGCCGACCCCGACGCGGCGCACGCCCTCGTCCGGCTCACCCTGCGACGCCGATGA